In Terriglobia bacterium, the genomic stretch GATCACAGAAACGGGAGAATTGATGGCCGAGGGCGGAGCGCATGGAGCCGCCAAACAGCCCCCCCCTTTCCGCGGGTGCGCGCGGGTGTGGACTCGATGGCAAAGATTTCAAATCTGGGTGGCGGCACATGTTGGCTACTGGTTCATTGAACTCATTGGGAGAACACTGAGGTTCGAATCACGCGGGGACGAGAACCTGGAGGCGATATACAGGGCCGGACACCGTGCCATATTCGTTTTTTGGCACAACCGTATCTTTGGAGCTACCTGGTATTACCGCAGGCGGGGCATTGTCGTGATGACCTCACAGAATTTTGATGGAGAATATATCGCGCGCTTCATCACCATGCATGGCTACGGGACGGCGCGCGGCTCCAGTTCACGGGGCGGGATGAGAGCGCTCGCGGAAATGGCGAGGTGTTTGAGACAGGGAAGCGATGTGGGATTCACCATTGACGGACCCCGAGGGCCGCGTTACCAGGCCAAGATGGGGCCGCTGCTGCTGGCCCGCAAGACGGGCGATGCGATCTTCTGCTTTCATGTCTCGTACGAGAAGAAGTGGATTCTGCGAAACAGTTGGGATCACTTTGAAATCCCCAAACCCTTCAGCCGTGCCTTGATCATCAAGGCCCCGCCCATCTACGTCGAGTCGGCTGCCGACGAAGCGACCGTTCGCCAGAAGCATCAGGAGATGCAGCGACTGCTGGATAGGATCCGCGGGGAGGGAGATTCCTTCTGGGTGGATGGATCGAGAAGGAAGGAATAGCTAGGAGCAAAATCCAAATTCCAAAGTCCAAAATCCAAATAAATTCCAAACACCAAATCCCAAAAACCCAGTCCAAAGTTCCAAGTTCAAAAAACCTAGTTCAAAGTTCCAGGTTCAAAGTTCAAAGTTAAAACCCTGCGATTCCACGTTTTCAGCACTTGTTTTCCGACTTCTGACCTCTGATTTCCGGCTTCTCGCTTTCGGCCTCTTCTTGCTTCCGACCTCTGACCTCCGACTTCTGACTTCTTGCTTCCGTCCTCTGGCCTCTGGCTTCACCCACCTGACACCCGACACCTGATCCCTGACACCTACTTCAGCCGCGTCACCCGGACCGTGACCCAGGTGTGAAAGGCTTTCTGTTTGCCCGGATTAAATCTCCGGTGAGGTAGAATCGCCGAACCCTCATAGATCAGTTCAAAGCCATCCTCCGACTGGGCAATGGCGTTGAGC encodes the following:
- a CDS encoding lysophospholipid acyltransferase family protein, which gives rise to MSEQITETGELMAEGGAHGAAKQPPPFRGCARVWTRWQRFQIWVAAHVGYWFIELIGRTLRFESRGDENLEAIYRAGHRAIFVFWHNRIFGATWYYRRRGIVVMTSQNFDGEYIARFITMHGYGTARGSSSRGGMRALAEMARCLRQGSDVGFTIDGPRGPRYQAKMGPLLLARKTGDAIFCFHVSYEKKWILRNSWDHFEIPKPFSRALIIKAPPIYVESAADEATVRQKHQEMQRLLDRIRGEGDSFWVDGSRRKE